AGTGGAAGATGAGAATCATGTGATGACAAACCTGCAAAAACAAGATAAATTAGTGAGAAAGACATGAGACAAAAACAATAAATTGATATAAAGCTTAGTGTTTATAAGTTCTAAGAGATTAGAGAGAGGTGGAAGAGTTTTAGAATGACGAACATTACATTTTTGTTGCAGCCATTTGAAAGGAAGAGAGAGAATGTGTAAATTTTTCTTTATATAGGGAGACAAAAAAATCCAATTAGGTTAAATATTCTTGATTCAGACGACTTACTTGTAAGTCGCTCAGAAGACTTTAATACTTTTAGCGGAAAATTAAAATATTTAAGCCGGAAACTAAAATAGAAGACTTCACAGACGACTTGTAACTGGTTTAAATTATTTAATCGGGAAAATAATTTTTTAAAAAATTTTAGGCGGGAATATTTGGACGACTTACATGTAAGTCGTCTGTTTTAAAATATTCACCAGACGACTTGTAAGTTAGTTGTCTAGACCCTAAACATAACCACTAAACTTAATTAACTAACTAAAAACTTCATAAAATCAAATTAAACTTCAAAAATGTTTACTATACACAAAAATAAACACTTATAGGTAAAAATTTAATTTTTCAAAAAAAACATTCAAGCTTTCCAAAATCTAACCCTAAGAATACATACAATACTACAACATATGTTGTCAAACCCTAAAATCAAAGAATATCATGATTAACTACTTTCACTCATCTATGCTGAAAATTATTCATTTTTATTATATCTTAATTTACATTATCTAAAACTATTTATAATTACATGATTTTAATTTTTCATTTGTCAAAATATTTTTTAAAAAATGTATAAATTATTTTTAAGATCAACTACACCAGACGACTTACTTGATTCATCTAATAGAAGTCGTCTAGAAGACTTCTAGCATCTTAGACGACTCAGACGACTTATTGGGGCTATATTTGTAAAAAAGGCTTCTGCTTTTTTGTTTGGTGACAAAGGACTGGTGGTAATTTCACAAGGCTTTTAGGTTAGTTTTGCATTTGATTCAAGTTTGGGTATAGATTTGTGGTTAAAATCAAGGTGTGAGTCATATTTGGCAAATTCCCTTATATTTGATGTAATATTTTAATTTTTTATATACTACATTTACTTATTATTTATTTTTTCTTATATTTTATATTTAATTATTCTAATATTAAAATAGATATTTAATGTTATATTTTTATATTTTATATTTACTTATTATTTATTTAACTATACATTTTTCAGATATATGTTTAATTTAGTTTTTCACTTTTTATATTGTATTTACTTACTGTTTATCTTTTTTGTATATTTATTTATTCTAAATTTCTTGCTTTTATATCAATGATAATATTACGATATATATTTAATGTAATATTTTAATTTTTTATATACTATATTTACTTATTATTTATTTTTTCTTATATTTTATATTTACTTATTCTAATATTTCGATAAATGTATAATATAATTTTTTTTTTTTATATTGTGTATTTAGTTATTATTAATTTTACTATACATTTTTCAGATAGATGTTTAATTTAGTTTTTTATTTTGTTAATTGTATATTTACTTATTCTAATTTTCTTGTTTTTATATCAAATGATAATATTATGATAGATGTTTAATGTAATATTTTTATTTTTTTTATTGTATATTTACTTATTGTTTATTTTTTCTTATATTGTATATTTACTTATTATTGTTTAATGTAATATTTCTATTTCTTACATTGCATATTTATTTATTTTATTTTTTTTTCTAGATGACTTACACGTGGCATCTTTCGGAAACTGTATTTTTCGCTGATGTGTACGCTCTATGGAGCCTCAATTTGTATATCTGAAATTGTTTACAATTTCTACCTGTTCAATATAAGTAAATATTTAAACATTCCAAAAAATTTAAAACCTTAACTTATATATAATATATATTATTTGTAAATAATTTCAGTAGCATATATATCATAATATTTGAAAATAATGAGTTAAATTTATTTACATATATTTGTCTGAAAGTATTACATTTCAAAATTAATTCTTTTTTTTTACTTTATTTCTCTTAAATTTCTAAAAATATTATAAATATAAAGTTAATCTGTTTTTTTTTTACTTTTGTTAACTTACCTTATTTAATGTCAATTTCGATTTTATTTTGAAATTATTATTGTTTTGGAAATATTAAAAGTTTCGAAAATAATAAATTATATGGTTATTTTATATATTTTTAATGCTTTTAAATAATATATAGATACTCCCAATGATTTATAGTCTCAACTTATATATAGTATATGTTATTTATGAATATTTTCAATAGCATATGGTATAAACCCGAAAGGAAAATGTTTTAAATTTATTTGGTTATAAATGTTTTAAAATAGTCATTTTTAAATTAATTGTTATATTTCATAACTACTTATGTTAAATACGAAATATTATAATATATATTATGTTAATATATCTATATTTTTTTAAACAAATTTTTAGTTTGCCTTATTTGATATGAATTTCTATTTTATTATGAAATAAACAGTTTTTGGAAATACTGACATTTTAAAAAATAATAATTTAAAAAACTGATTTGTCATAATACGATTGGCCGTTTAACATCCTATGTTTTGAGTTTGTTGATGATAAATTCATATTGATTATTTTTCATGCTAATTTATTGCTTGCCGTCTTTATAATTTTATTAAAAATCTTAACCAAGTTATTTGACATGCTTTCTTAAACTCTTTATTATTTTTATCTAACTTTTAAACATTGTTCTTTAAATATTTTCTTCAACATAACTCAACAGAGAGCATCTTAAACTTTATATGTTACATGAGGTGAATCAGACTAATGATTATAAGAATTCATCATTTAGTTAAAAATCTTGTAGATCACATCTTATTTCAGTATAGCTTATTTGTTTAGTTTCTATGAAGATTTTGACTGTAACTCACTAAAACAATATTTGTACAAACATAAAATAATAATGTTGATTAATATTTAAAATTTTAATGGATGAATAAATTCGTTAGTTTTTTTTTTATTGATTAAAAATAATTTGAAACTCATAAATAAATTATGGCTTGCGATTCTCTCTCTCTATCTTTGTTCTCTTAATTAACATCTTTCAGAGAGAGCGAATGCAAATTTCAAATATTTTTCTTATATTGGAATTATTCTCTACTATATCCAATTTTTTGGTGTGATACATTTTTTGTCTATTGGATTTTGTCTTCGGTTTTGTATGTCTACTTTCTCTCGCGGATGTTTTACATTTTTCTTTGTACTAATTCTCATTCACTATTATTGTTCATTCACTTTAAATCCTATATTCTTGACGCGTTCCTTGTTCATGAAGATTATGTTTGGGTTTTCGATTTGGATATTATTAAAGAAAACACATTGGATATTGATTTATAATTTATTTTGAAAATACACTTTTGAAATTTTATTTTGAAGAGTATATTTTTATTTTGTGTTCCTGGAAGGAAAAATATTGTATCTATATCTATGAATCAATTTAATTTTGATGATTTATTTGAAAATTTTAACATTTTAAAAATAATAAACTATAATTATGATTTTTCATATTTTGACTGTTTTTTTTTAATCCTATGTCTACACTCTCAATGAATTATAGCCTCATATATAATATATGTTATTTTGAATATTTTAATAGCATATAATGTTTTACTTTTGTTAACTCACCTTGTTTGCTATTGGTTTCTATTTTATTTTAAATGATTTTATGGAACTTTTTAAATCCTAATCAAAGTATAATGAATTGTTTTTCACTGATTTATAGTCTTAGATTATATATAATGTATTTTATTTATGAAAATTTTCAATAGCTTATAGCCTAAATTTTGAAAATCATGTGTTAAATTTATAGTTATAATTGTTATAATTGTTTGAATTATTGCATTTTAAAATGAATTATTATTTTTAGTTAATTTATGTTAAATTTCAAAATTATTAATATATATATATATATTAAGTTAATATATGTATAATGTTTTTACTTTTTTAGTTTGCCATATTCGATATTGATTTCTTTTTATTATGAAATAAACAGGTTTTTTGGAAATATTGACATATTTAAAAATAACAAATTAAAATGCATCACCAGTTGGATAGTTAAAATTCTCATTGTTGATGAGAACCAACTTTCCTAGGGCATCTATATAAAATAGGTATATCATTAGAACATTATGATAAAATCGTATATTTTTTATATGGACAGTTAAACAATGAACCCATAAGTAAACTCCAAAAAAATAACCACTCTGCAAAACCCATAATAAACAACTTCTTATTAAAATCATGCTCGAGGTCGTGGAATACCAAGGAAAAAACAGAAGCAACCATAGTTTAGATTTCTCTTTTTTTCACTATCTATCACTTTCTCAAAGTAAGTAGAAGCAACCATAGTTTAGACTCTCTTGAAAACTTTTTTTTTGTCATCAACTTATACAGATTCATACTGACTCTGTGAACCAAACCGGAAGATCTTGATCCATGTGAAACTTAGACAATTATTTATAGTCACGCAATACTTCATATATTAGAAATTAGAAAGTTTCTTATTTTATATAATAGTCAAAAAAGTTTTAATTGTTTTTGTTATTTTAACTATTTTAACATTAAAATATACCTAAGAAGACATATTTTTTGTTAATATTACTATTTTCTATTGAATTTCCATTTTACTTTAATAGTTAGCATTTTTTAGTAAGTTATGAAAAGTTAATATCTATTTTGTTAGTTTAGTATATTCATGTAATATTAATTTCGTTTTTAAAGATTAATTTTAATATTAACATTTTTAAAAATAGTAAACTTAAATAATAATTTGTCATACTACGATTGGTCGTTTAAATCCTACGTGGACGCTCTCGATGGCTTATAGCCTCAATTTTTATATAGTATAGATTTAGTCCTACCGAAATAAATACATGCATCATCACATAAAAACTCATTAGCGCGTCGTTTTGAATTTTAAATCACAAATTGGCAAATGTCAATGGGATGCTCTTCGCTTTTGTTCATTCATACCCTCAATATTACTAAACCTAACAAATCCGTCTTCGATAGGCGCACTGGAAATCCATAGTTACTGGTTGGCACTTCTGTTGTTGCCAGTCCTGTCATTTCCTAGAATATGTGTTAGTATACGCAAAAACAAAGATGTATCTCACATTTACCATGTAATTTATTATATTCCAATTTGAACGACGCACGTGAAAATTGTACTATATGTTAATTCATTCTTTTTTTGAAAAAATATTTGTGAAAGACTATATTTCAGTTAATCAAAGACAAAAATGGGTCATTCTGAAGACTACTCAAGATGTAATTATATATGGTTTGAGAATTGATAACCTCCAATAAAAGAAGCTTTTTATAAGATAAAAAGTCATAATGAAGAGCATCATCATTTAGTGAGAAACAAAAATCCATTTATATTTACAGAAGAAAAAAAAAAGTCGATTAAACATATCTGCGACCTCAGTGTCACAAGGCATCCTCTTTCATTGTACCATGCACATGACTCTCTATGAAAGGAGTTTCAATTTTGAATGAATCAAGCGCGCCACCTTTCTCCTTTTGATCGCTTCGAACGACGGAAATGCTCGTCACCGACATCGGAATCTGCCACCGATGGAGACCGCTCGTAGTACCTTGACGGCTTCCTCTTGAAATGCCTGTCTTCATCATCACTGGATTCGTATTCTGCCGACTCTCTTTCCCCACCACTATGACAACGAGTCGATGAAACGGCGGCAGCCGTCGAGGTCTCTGGCGGCGCGGGAGAAGACTTTGACGTTTTACGTTGTTTGCCTGAAGATGCCCCCTCTGGAAAGCTTATCCTAGAGAATACGCCGGACTTGTGGTTATCAACGAACTCTGAAGTTGGCTCCGATGATGGCATGTCCGATCTCTTACGGTGTTTACGATCAGATTCCCTGTGACGCTCTCGGCTTTTATCATCATCCCGGTGGCGTTCCCGGCTTTGATCATCGTCCCGGTGGCGTTCGCGACTTCGATCATCATCCCGGCGGCTGCGGTGATGATCATGCTCAGATTTCTTGCTAGATACTCGAGAGGGCGAGCTGACCCTTGGCCGAGATGACTGACGCTCTGATGATAATCTCTCCGATCGCCGACGACGGTCGTAATCAGGGATCGGAGGCGGAGGTCCATGTCCCTATTCATTGTACAACAAGGCATCAACAAATGGTCGTAACTAGTGCACTACAAATTGATTTGTAATAGCGCCAAAAATTTGTCTTAAGCCCATGATAAATGCACTAGGCCCAACAAATGGCCCATCTAATCACTATAAAGCCTTTGTTTTAACCTGACGTGAAGGTTACAAAAATGTTTTTATAAAAATAGCGATATGCATATTAAAAATAGGTAACGTGATTTAGTATCACTTTAATCAATATATCTTTAAAAAAAAATATGAAATATACCAGATATCTACATTTTAATAAACAAAATGCAAAAATAAAATCAATAACCGATGCACTTTCAGCAATTGAGGAATCATTCCATTTTCCTTTTACGTAATGATGATAGATAAATGCAGGGAGCGATAAGGGATTAGATTTCGAAGAGAGAATGGAAGTGTGTTGAAAACCTACAGTCTCTTTCAAGCCAAACCAGTTGGCTGAGAGATATAGAGTAGCGAGAGATAACTGAGACAACAAAATGATACATACAGATTTTGGCTTCATGGGTGAGGAAGAGTCTGCCGAGTTGTTATTCATCATTCTGCTCTTCTCACCTTCCCTCAAGACATTCCCTCTGCACCACACAAAACAAAGAATCAGCTAACATGATGGAGCAGACGTGTGAGAGAATGAGAGCAGTGAAAGCAAAGTGCGATTACCCTTCCGACCGTCTCTCGTTTTCACGCTTTCGTTTCATCTCAGCTTTCCTAGCTTCGAATTCCTCTCTCCCAGGCATCATAGGACGTTGGACATTCATACGATTCCCCATCTCCGCAAGGTCCCTTCTCAAGTCAAATACCACCATTATCTATATATATATCTAAACTTAATAGCTCCAAGTAAGATAAAACACTAGAAACAATTTATGAGTACCTATGAGGTGGTGGTATGTTAGGGAACCCAAAGCCCTGTGCAGCAAAAGGATCTGGATGCAACATACCCCCATACATGTCCATGGGGCCTAATCCATAACCGACATAAGGAGGCATACCGCCAGGATAAGGGCCTGTAAAGCCATTGAGACCAGGATGAAAGCCATTGAACCCTGGTTGAAAGCCGTTAAAGCCCGGTTGCACACCATTGAAAAAATGATTACTTGGACCTGGACCCATCGGTGGCGGCATCATATAGTCGGGGCCTGCTGGATGCTGCATGGGGTTCCATTGCATGTCTGCAAACATATCACAATCTGTTAAGCATCTCCATACAATTAATTAACATAGACTGGGAAGAAAGAAGATGAGTAATAGCTACCGGGTCCAGGCATCCGAGGTTTCTTTTTCTTCTTTTTTCCTGGTTAAGAGCAAGAGTATACGTTAATTATTGAAGATATTAGTCACCAAATATCATAAATGAATGATAGCCAGTTACTACCTTGATCCCCGGGAACAGCCTGCTGCTGTGTTTCTTCCTTGGGAGCTTGCGTATTCACCTGTGAAACTACTGCTTCCTTGCCATTCAAGCTTTCGGATGCATCAACTGGTTTATCCGCTTTAACTATTTCTTCAGACACCTTAGGAGCACTTGTGATCTCCGCTACTTCTACTGGCGGCTTTAGAGGTGAAGTCTCAATGTTGTTACTAGGAGCTGGTTTCTTTTCCCCTTTAGATGCAGCAGATGTAGTAGGAGACAGAACCTTTGGAGCTAGGCAACGTGCAGACTCCATATCTAGTTTTAATATGCATTAGTTTAGCGATGATGGTACAAACACATCAGAACATACTACGAATGAGAGGATGAGTTACCTTGGACTTGACACATGCCGCCAGCGTTCTCAGCACTACTGTTACCAGACTCCATGATACGGTTTATAGCATCCCTGAGGGTCTTGTTTGGTAGAAGATCATCAGCTAGTACATTGGTGGCTCCACAAACACACATTGACTTTGCAATTATGTGATCTCTGATACCTGAATTTGTAGATTAATTAAGTCAAAAAGCCGTGATCTGAAATAGATAATGATTAAAGAAGAACTGGCAAATTTGACAAAAAAGAACTTACACTTGTCACAGAAGCTCTGGTAACAGCATTTACTCGTCAGGGCAGCATCTCTCATCACTTCTTTGCATAAGGGGCATTTTAGCTCAGGAGGAAGCTCCCCCACAGAACGTGTTACTGACCGCAACCCCTCCATTTCCTTCTCAAACGCATCCCTGAATTTTGTTAAATTGACACAAAAACATTCAGACTGAATTCATGTGAAAAAGTAGCATATGACAACAACATCTTAAATGTAAATATGCGACAATAAAACGTACTCGTTTGGTTTCAAAACTGCAACTGCGCCACTTGGCAAAGAATAAGAGCCATCTGGGGTCGCCACAAGCATAGACTTGGGAATACCAGTAGGTGGTTTAACTCTCTTAACATCATATGTAGGATCGCCATTTGTAGGGCAGTGCTGAATAAAATGTCCTGAGTCAGACAACAGACGCTTAGTACACAGTTTTTTTTTCCCGAGGCTATAAAACCATACACACTTGTGACAACACTAGAACCGTAACCATCAATAATAACAAAATATTCTCCAAAACAGACATACCAGGAACATTGCAACGATGGCATATATATCCTGGTGGCGGCGTTTTCCTTTCCATTCCTGCTCAATAAAAGTAAACTCAGCTTCAGTATCTTGAATTCTACTGCAAAATTAAACTCAAATTTTGGACAATAATTGATGAACTTACCATTCCCAAAACCGCGTCCACCCGTCCTTCCAGACATACCCCTCCCGTAACCTCTGCCCGGGCCATAACCATCTGCACTTTGTCTGTCACACGAAAGAAAAATAAACAAACTGTTTGGCCAAGATTTAGTTAGCATGACCGTGCCTATCAGTTAAAGAAGACTACTTACTGCTGCCAGTCTAATGCTGGAGTGTCTATCAACGCCTTGAGTTTGGTTTCTTCATCTACTTTCTCATCGGCTGGTGCAGGATCAGGACCTGGGTTACTATAATTGACAGCTGTGGCAGCAGGAACTGAATAAAAATCATTCCCAAACTCGTCAAACTCATCTTCAGCCTATAACGTAGATTTAACGAGTGGGTTAATACCAAGATAGTCGAAGACAGTGCTAATAAAAAAAGATTGCCGTAAACAACTCACAGCAGATGCATCGGCAGCAATATGATTGTTCATTTCAGTCTGAACATTTTCCACTTTCTCCTCCACTCTCGGCCTGCAAAGCGTAGTAGATATTTACATCATTACACATGAGTCAAAAGGAAAAAGAGACAAGAGACTAAAATAATGGGGTATCGGAGAATACTCTTGTTGGTTGATAACCCTGATGCGAGGGCGTCCAGGGACCCGGCGAATTAGGACAGAAGTATTCTTTGGGATTAACATTGCTTCATCCAGATATTCTGAAAGAACAATAGTAGAGAAGAAAATATATAAAGGCCAAATATATAATTCTAGTGATTCACAACCAGAATCAATCAAGAACAATTTAACCTCAGAAGGAATAATATTCAACTAAAAGAAAACTCAGTATCCAACATTTAACTGATGGTGTCGTCATCACCATAGGTTCAACCAATTTAATTCAACTGATTCAATTAACAAGGAAAGTAACTCACTTTTTTACTTAAGCAAGACAACTAAACGACACCACAGCTCAATGCAGGGAAGTAAAAAACACATGCTCTCAATGTACATACGTTTGATAAACTACAAAACACATGACTAAGATGAGAGGAAAACAAACCTTCGTTAGTTTGGGCATTAGAGATGACAATGTCAAGGTCTTTACCACTGCCCAAATGCTTAGTTTCGTAAATTTTCTCTTTGAGAAAACCAACTGATATAAAAGGACCATCCATGGAGATGGTATCATAAGCCTTGGCACTCTTAAACTTGTAATAAATTGCCATTCGATTTATCTGAATAATGGAATAAAAAATACATATATATGATATTATTATTACTAACTTAATTAAACCATTATGACACAAACACACAAAGACTCTTAAGAATCTAGGCCCTTCCGCAAATAAAAAAAAATTATATAGGAGGAGGCCAACAAAAAAAAAAAGTAACTACAAGAAAAAACTCATATGGTTCTGTACTTGTTCGTTTCGACTTCACAAAGACGAAACCTCTCACGCGCGCCAAGACAGCAGCAACAGATCAAGGGAGAATTTTCCGACAAGCTCCGGATCCAGATTGGGTAGAACGTCCGTGTTAGATCGAACAGCTTAGATGGCAGGGACAAAGCTCAGCTAAAGATATCTCCAATTAAAATCTTCACGAAACTGCGGAGACAACCGATCGATCGAACGAGTGGCTTCAAATCAGCAAATCCTGAAGCTCCAAGCACCGAAAGATCCTCAGATGAGATTTTGAGAAGACGGATCTCGAGGGTTCAGAAATCGAAGATTGTAACCGATGGAAATCGTGAGGGCACTAGGGTTTGTGCAATGGGTGGGGATCTGTCGTGTCCAGAGAGACCTTCCCCTAATTTATCTTATCGTACTGCTGCTTTTTGTTAGTTGAAAACCGTAACCGTAAGGCCCAATATATAGCTAGTTTCTGTT
This sequence is a window from Brassica oleracea var. oleracea cultivar TO1000 chromosome C1, BOL, whole genome shotgun sequence. Protein-coding genes within it:
- the LOC106309588 gene encoding zinc finger CCCH domain-containing protein 18, translated to MAIYYKFKSAKAYDTISMDGPFISVGFLKEKIYETKHLGSGKDLDIVISNAQTNEEYLDEAMLIPKNTSVLIRRVPGRPRIRVINQQEPRVEEKVENVQTEMNNHIAADASAAEDEFDEFGNDFYSVPAATAVNYSNPGPDPAPADEKVDEETKLKALIDTPALDWQQQSADGYGPGRGYGRGMSGRTGGRGFGNGMERKTPPPGYICHRCNVPGHFIQHCPTNGDPTYDVKRVKPPTGIPKSMLVATPDGSYSLPSGAVAVLKPNEDAFEKEMEGLRSVTRSVGELPPELKCPLCKEVMRDAALTSKCCYQSFCDKCIRDHIIAKSMCVCGATNVLADDLLPNKTLRDAINRIMESGNSSAENAGGMCQVQDMESARCLAPKVLSPTTSAASKGEKKPAPSNNIETSPLKPPVEVAEITSAPKVSEEIVKADKPVDASESLNGKEAVVSQVNTQAPKEETQQQAVPGDQGKKKKKKPRMPGPDMQWNPMQHPAGPDYMMPPPMGPGPSNHFFNGVQPGFNGFQPGFNGFHPGLNGFTGPYPGGMPPYVGYGLGPMDMYGGMLHPDPFAAQGFGFPNIPPPHRDLAEMGNRMNVQRPMMPGREEFEARKAEMKRKRENERRSEGGNVLREGEKSRMMNNNSADSSSPMKPKSGHGPPPPIPDYDRRRRSERLSSERQSSRPRVSSPSRVSSKKSEHDHHRSRRDDDRSRERHRDDDQSRERHRDDDKSRERHRESDRKHRKRSDMPSSEPTSEFVDNHKSGVFSRISFPEGASSGKQRKTSKSSPAPPETSTAAAVSSTRCHSGGERESAEYESSDDEDRHFKRKPSRYYERSPSVADSDVGDEHFRRSKRSKGERWRA